A genomic region of Cytobacillus luteolus contains the following coding sequences:
- a CDS encoding DUF3055 domain-containing protein, with the protein MGERFFLYDDTVETKTRFISFMGDTQRFDLAIIKSDRYYGKSLVLDIQSNRFAIIGTDDLDEPGYIEHAYNLSEEEAEELKSFLYEVV; encoded by the coding sequence ATGGGTGAAAGATTCTTTCTATATGATGATACAGTTGAGACAAAAACAAGATTTATTAGCTTTATGGGAGATACACAACGCTTTGACTTAGCAATTATAAAGTCTGATCGATACTATGGTAAGTCACTTGTTCTTGATATTCAAAGCAATAGGTTTGCCATTATTGGAACCGATGACCTTGATGAGCCTGGTTATATTGAGCATGCCTATAATTTGTCAGAAGAGGAAGCTGAAGAGTTAAAATCCTTTTTATATGAAGTAGTTTAA